The following are encoded in a window of Ruminiclostridium herbifermentans genomic DNA:
- a CDS encoding non-ribosomal peptide synthetase — MDLDSLIFEQLGDTDNASDMIKEETTKDIAVIGIAARLPMAENIEMFWNNLIEGRDCVDYFPKSRQKDADVFAELVGINKQSKEYNVGAYFEDIDKFDYSFFRISPKEASLMSPEQRIFLETVWKAVEDAGYGNGKLKGSCTGVYFGYSADALFDYKRLIEKVNPELLIDALPGNLSSIIPSRISYLLDLKGPSICVDTACSSSLVAVHMACKALRSKECDVAIAGSVKINILPVKSSKKLGIESSDGRARTFDDSADGTGMGEGVAAVILKPLHRALRDGDNIYAVIKGTVANQDGNCIGITAPNAQAQRDVIIAALEDAGIDAETVSYIEAHGTGTELGDPIEIDGITKAFRKYTDKKQFCAIGSVKTNIGHLDCASGIIGLIKSVLSLKYKKLPPSLHFERPNRKIDFEESPVYVNNKLSDWNNDFPRRCGVSAFGLSGTNCHIILEEAPQNDSYEKTEEIGSNILTLSAKNENSLKQLVIKYNEFIKENTAINLSDMCYSANTGRWHYNIRLAIVFDNKEELTAALNKLINEGLKTYAENGIYFSEKATEQKSEHLAFDEVAAASTIEALNNTSIMDRSVLNNLCKEYVSGNEIDFSLIYKNITVNRIRLPEYPFERKRCWINVPENSSIADTDTIIQAMKRDSKLMEQIKKLIDSQKGEREEIFTEYTKENAEGFADEKSFKLLGKEDGIYSDTEILMGNIWCKALGYDEIDINDDFYELGGDSIIAIQIANEYKKITGFKIDVENIMEHYTISSLAAFVDSNDNKSHETQLPSIVRVEERDYYPLSSAQKRMYVINKFEGIGNSYNMPMAISIEGSLNIGRLKCAVKEIVNRHDAFRMSFHIRDNTPVMIVDKEVDFEIDELECSDPDQLPSLLKSFVKPFDLQKAPLFRSKIIKINDMKHVLFVDMHHIVTDGMSSVIFDKELVQLYLGKELKEPDVQYADYAVWQNMQLNSDNMKKQEEYWLKKFEGEIPVLELPTDFQRPSIQSFEGDRVIFEADNDLSERILKLAEKTGTTLYMVLMSVYKILLSKYTGQDEIIVASPITDRKMEELQNVIGMFVNTVVLWSNPSSEKTFVQYLQEVKQIALEAFANSDYPFEDLINKINIKRDMSRTPLFDTMLTLQNTEKLKLEAEGLKFGQIGFENNISKFDLNLNISVQDFEDGKKVENSKKIIFDMEYCTKLFRRETVERLVKHFINIFDIVTKNPDIFIKDINMMSENEQKLLISTFNNTSFEYPKNTVIHKLLEENAIKNPDGIAVEIGEKKISYYELNRRADCIAKILREKGINKEDIVAISTHRSLELIIGIMGILKSGAAYLPMDPINPDGRIEYMIKDSGAKMILTLSEYLDRLEKLQIGIDIINLEEQELYIDNSEKLDVSVDPSNAAYVIYTSGSTGKPKGVIVEHHSLMNFLFCINNTFDTIICSKDKGLSLTSISFDVSVCELFLPLAFGATLVLFDELMVSDIRSLCRTLIEKEITFAYIPPTILWEVSQQLMKNKDSVKLNKMLVGVEGIKDYVLEEFIKLNPEISIINGYGPTEDTICATFYKYKSHHPVGKNVPIGKPLANTRIYILDKDNNIVPTGVIGELCISGDGLARGYLNSPEMTAEKFVLNPFYSNNECHMDSNNDQHLNGQCTSEIYKRMYRTGDLAKWLPDGNIEFSGRKDYQVKIRGYRIELGEIESCLLKHEQVKDVVVTVREDNNGLKSLTAYIVSDSQPDISELKKHLSRELPDYMVPSFFVMLDSIPMTANGKVDRNALPEPDRTVGTGTQYIAPANITEEKLVSLWQDILALDKVGVNDRFFDLGGDSIKAIQVVSFVNQEFNMDLPASKLYSNPTVREIAEFIDEYTENVSITEKTEESEQDKIVDISDEMQQLDIQIDETSDVDTKNKSLVCGKRDGYPVSMEHEIILQREFTTYLHRSLPLCAILPYEKYKPWFYSSFIQIFGFIDRSGGLFIDFMEPCRCPIEVMHVVNLAYHLLKHHRENIIDFIVDKINLGYCLTIFVDEYYLPNKWAYKKQHFVHSSMIYGYDNEKKQLKAIGFDQNMIFQRIVFDYDEFQEAYESGKIHYKETAPWCELSAISLIRQNNFDEEFPFSNAYFLSEIRDYLLSKGDYRRLYAFMYSDHHAVFGMKVYDAAIQNLKNLFIGKATIDYRAMHFIWEHKKGIYDRIAYVISRNNLTGEITRLHKEYLKVVELSNNLRLKSLELENSNIRTEGLSENLKNLIENILQLVEELKNADFDILSRIYKQLVLDLNIEEEMQINKALDICVNEAYVYSKQVIESSEGLLLNESSELNAKDQLTDNSLQVQKKNMEIEYMSHIGTNNSNISLFNKSTEYPQMLELKVEMQTDITTYLHRSLPLCVVLAYDKYLPWYYSRFIQVFSYTDDNGVSEINYLEPRDCSSEIMEMVCLGYHLLDKVDNIIDFIIEKINMGFYLIISVDEYYLSNKWAYNKTHFVHSSLIYGYDNETEELKAIGFNKDMFFTMMTFEYAQFLEAYNNGKIHYKESSPWCDTSAIQIVRPNSFEAEYPFSNERFMRELSSYIFSVGDGDRLYTFEYSSSRVVYGIKVYDVLLKDLESLLQGKNVIDYRGIHLLAEHKKGIYKRLEYIISKNKLTGDIIRLKESYLEVVSLANSIRLVCLEFSYKNLDITNNKNSILDFIEMVKKLKATEYDILLQIYRQLELDLKRENVKIEYEL; from the coding sequence ATGGATTTAGATTCATTAATATTTGAGCAGCTGGGTGATACTGACAATGCAAGTGATATGATAAAAGAAGAAACTACAAAGGATATTGCTGTTATTGGAATAGCTGCAAGGCTTCCTATGGCTGAAAATATTGAAATGTTTTGGAATAACTTGATAGAAGGAAGAGATTGCGTTGACTATTTTCCAAAATCAAGACAAAAGGATGCAGATGTTTTTGCAGAACTGGTTGGAATCAATAAGCAGAGCAAGGAATACAATGTTGGAGCCTATTTTGAAGATATAGACAAATTTGATTACAGCTTTTTTAGAATTTCGCCTAAGGAAGCTAGTTTGATGAGTCCAGAACAAAGAATATTTCTTGAAACTGTATGGAAGGCTGTTGAAGATGCAGGATATGGAAATGGAAAACTTAAAGGCAGCTGTACAGGTGTATATTTTGGATACAGTGCAGATGCTTTATTTGATTATAAAAGGCTTATAGAAAAAGTCAATCCTGAATTGCTAATTGATGCACTCCCGGGAAATCTTTCTTCTATAATTCCAAGCAGGATTTCTTATTTGCTTGATTTGAAAGGACCTTCAATATGTGTTGATACTGCTTGTTCATCATCTCTGGTAGCGGTACATATGGCGTGTAAAGCATTAAGAAGTAAGGAATGCGATGTCGCAATAGCTGGAAGTGTAAAAATAAACATACTTCCAGTAAAAAGCAGCAAAAAGCTTGGAATTGAATCCTCTGACGGAAGAGCTAGAACATTTGATGACAGCGCAGACGGAACAGGTATGGGTGAAGGGGTTGCTGCAGTTATTTTAAAACCACTACACAGGGCACTTCGGGATGGTGATAATATATACGCAGTAATAAAAGGTACAGTTGCAAATCAGGACGGTAACTGTATTGGTATTACTGCGCCCAATGCACAAGCTCAGAGAGACGTAATTATTGCGGCATTGGAGGATGCAGGGATAGATGCTGAAACAGTATCCTACATAGAAGCTCATGGAACAGGTACTGAACTAGGTGATCCTATAGAAATAGATGGGATAACAAAAGCATTCAGAAAGTATACTGATAAAAAGCAATTTTGTGCTATTGGTTCTGTTAAAACCAATATTGGACATCTTGATTGTGCTTCCGGCATTATTGGACTTATTAAATCAGTACTATCTCTTAAATATAAAAAATTGCCTCCAAGTCTGCATTTTGAGAGACCTAACAGAAAAATTGATTTTGAAGAGTCACCTGTATATGTTAATAATAAGCTTTCAGATTGGAATAATGATTTTCCAAGAAGATGTGGGGTAAGCGCTTTTGGCTTGAGTGGAACAAACTGTCATATTATCCTTGAAGAAGCTCCGCAAAATGACAGCTATGAGAAAACAGAAGAGATTGGATCAAATATTTTAACTTTATCAGCGAAAAATGAAAATTCTCTAAAACAGTTGGTAATTAAGTACAATGAGTTTATTAAAGAAAATACTGCTATTAATCTTAGTGATATGTGCTATAGTGCAAACACTGGAAGATGGCACTATAATATAAGACTAGCCATTGTATTTGACAATAAGGAGGAACTGACAGCAGCGTTAAATAAGCTTATTAACGAAGGGCTTAAAACTTATGCTGAAAATGGAATTTATTTTTCAGAAAAAGCAACAGAGCAAAAATCTGAACATTTAGCTTTTGATGAAGTGGCTGCAGCTTCAACTATCGAAGCTTTAAATAATACGTCTATAATGGACAGAAGTGTTTTAAATAATTTATGTAAAGAATACGTAAGCGGTAATGAGATAGACTTTAGCTTGATTTATAAAAACATCACTGTTAATAGAATAAGACTGCCAGAATACCCCTTTGAGAGAAAAAGGTGTTGGATTAATGTACCTGAAAACAGCAGTATTGCTGACACAGACACAATAATTCAAGCTATGAAGCGGGATTCAAAATTAATGGAGCAGATAAAGAAATTAATTGACAGTCAAAAGGGTGAGAGGGAAGAAATATTCACAGAGTACACTAAGGAAAATGCTGAGGGCTTTGCAGATGAAAAAAGCTTCAAGCTGCTGGGAAAAGAAGATGGCATATACTCTGATACTGAGATATTAATGGGAAATATATGGTGCAAAGCTTTAGGATATGATGAAATTGATATTAATGATGATTTTTATGAATTAGGTGGAGATTCAATAATTGCCATTCAAATTGCAAATGAATACAAGAAAATCACTGGATTCAAAATTGATGTAGAAAATATTATGGAGCACTACACTATTTCATCACTTGCTGCTTTTGTGGACAGTAATGATAATAAGAGTCATGAAACTCAATTGCCAAGCATTGTAAGAGTTGAGGAAAGAGATTATTATCCTCTTTCTTCTGCCCAAAAAAGAATGTACGTAATAAATAAATTCGAAGGAATTGGAAACAGCTATAATATGCCAATGGCTATATCTATAGAAGGAAGTCTCAATATCGGCAGGCTCAAATGTGCTGTAAAAGAAATTGTTAATAGGCATGATGCTTTCAGAATGTCTTTCCATATCAGAGATAATACACCTGTGATGATAGTAGATAAAGAGGTTGATTTTGAAATAGATGAACTTGAATGTAGTGATCCTGATCAGCTTCCGTCACTTCTCAAGTCCTTTGTAAAACCTTTTGACCTGCAGAAGGCACCGCTTTTTAGAAGCAAAATTATAAAAATAAATGATATGAAGCATGTATTATTTGTTGATATGCATCATATTGTAACAGACGGAATGTCTTCTGTTATATTTGACAAGGAATTAGTGCAGCTTTATCTTGGCAAAGAATTAAAAGAACCTGATGTTCAGTATGCTGATTATGCTGTATGGCAAAATATGCAATTAAATTCAGATAATATGAAAAAGCAGGAAGAATATTGGCTCAAAAAGTTTGAGGGAGAAATACCAGTACTTGAGCTGCCAACAGATTTTCAGAGACCTTCTATACAGAGTTTTGAAGGAGATAGGGTTATTTTTGAGGCCGACAACGACTTAAGCGAAAGAATTCTGAAACTCGCTGAAAAAACAGGAACAACCTTATACATGGTTCTTATGAGTGTATATAAGATATTGCTTTCAAAGTATACGGGTCAGGATGAAATTATTGTAGCTTCTCCTATAACAGATAGAAAAATGGAGGAACTACAGAATGTTATTGGTATGTTTGTAAATACAGTTGTATTATGGAGTAATCCAAGTTCAGAAAAAACATTTGTACAATATTTACAAGAAGTAAAGCAGATTGCTCTTGAGGCTTTTGCAAACAGTGATTATCCTTTTGAAGACCTAATTAATAAAATTAATATAAAACGAGATATGAGCAGAACACCTCTGTTTGACACTATGCTTACTCTGCAGAATACTGAAAAGCTGAAGCTGGAGGCAGAGGGACTTAAATTTGGACAGATAGGGTTTGAAAACAATATATCTAAATTTGATTTAAACCTAAATATATCAGTTCAAGATTTTGAGGACGGTAAGAAAGTTGAGAATAGTAAGAAAATTATATTTGACATGGAATACTGTACAAAACTATTTAGAAGAGAAACTGTTGAAAGGCTTGTAAAGCATTTTATAAATATTTTTGATATAGTTACAAAGAATCCTGATATTTTTATTAAAGACATAAACATGATGTCAGAAAATGAGCAGAAGTTACTGATATCAACGTTTAATAACACTAGCTTTGAATATCCAAAGAATACTGTTATACATAAATTATTAGAAGAAAATGCGATAAAAAATCCTGATGGAATTGCAGTTGAGATTGGTGAGAAAAAGATTAGCTACTATGAGTTAAACAGAAGGGCTGACTGCATTGCAAAAATTCTAAGAGAGAAGGGAATAAATAAAGAAGATATTGTTGCAATAAGTACACATAGATCATTAGAACTAATCATTGGAATTATGGGGATATTGAAATCAGGAGCAGCATATCTTCCTATGGATCCCATAAATCCAGATGGGAGAATAGAATATATGATTAAGGACAGCGGGGCAAAAATGATATTAACGCTGTCAGAATATTTGGATAGGCTGGAAAAACTTCAAATAGGAATAGATATTATTAATCTTGAAGAACAAGAGTTGTATATAGATAATAGTGAAAAACTAGATGTAAGTGTTGATCCTTCAAATGCTGCATATGTAATTTATACCTCAGGTTCAACTGGTAAGCCAAAGGGAGTAATAGTAGAACATCACTCTTTGATGAATTTCTTGTTCTGTATAAATAATACCTTTGATACTATTATTTGCTCAAAAGACAAAGGATTAAGCCTCACAAGTATTTCTTTTGATGTCAGCGTATGTGAACTTTTCCTTCCTTTAGCCTTTGGGGCTACATTGGTGCTATTTGATGAGTTGATGGTTTCTGATATTAGAAGCTTATGCAGAACACTTATTGAAAAAGAAATAACCTTTGCTTACATTCCACCTACAATACTTTGGGAGGTTTCACAGCAGCTTATGAAAAATAAGGATAGTGTGAAACTTAACAAAATGCTGGTAGGTGTTGAGGGAATAAAAGATTATGTTCTGGAGGAATTTATAAAGCTTAATCCGGAAATTAGTATTATAAACGGCTATGGGCCAACTGAAGACACTATTTGTGCAACATTCTACAAGTACAAATCACACCATCCTGTGGGCAAAAATGTTCCTATTGGTAAGCCGCTTGCAAATACAAGGATTTATATTTTGGATAAGGACAATAATATAGTACCCACAGGAGTTATTGGAGAACTTTGTATTTCAGGAGATGGACTTGCAAGAGGGTATCTCAACAGCCCTGAGATGACAGCTGAAAAGTTTGTCTTAAATCCATTTTATTCAAATAATGAATGCCATATGGACAGCAATAATGACCAACACCTTAACGGTCAATGCACAAGCGAAATATACAAACGTATGTACAGAACAGGTGACCTTGCAAAATGGCTTCCAGATGGAAATATAGAATTTTCAGGGAGAAAAGATTACCAGGTTAAAATTAGAGGTTATAGAATTGAACTTGGAGAAATAGAAAGCTGTCTATTAAAGCATGAACAGGTTAAAGATGTAGTTGTTACTGTAAGAGAGGATAATAACGGATTGAAGAGTTTAACTGCATATATTGTTTCAGATAGTCAACCAGATATAAGTGAACTAAAAAAACATTTAAGCAGAGAACTTCCTGACTATATGGTTCCTTCATTTTTCGTAATGCTAGATAGTATTCCTATGACAGCTAATGGGAAAGTTGACAGAAATGCGCTTCCTGAACCAGACAGAACAGTTGGAACAGGCACTCAATATATTGCGCCTGCAAATATCACAGAAGAGAAGTTGGTATCACTTTGGCAAGATATATTGGCCCTAGACAAAGTGGGAGTAAATGACCGTTTCTTTGACCTTGGAGGAGATTCTATTAAGGCAATACAGGTTGTTTCCTTTGTCAACCAAGAGTTTAATATGGATTTACCTGCAAGCAAGCTGTATAGTAATCCTACAGTGAGAGAGATAGCTGAGTTTATTGATGAATACACAGAAAATGTAAGCATAACCGAAAAAACTGAAGAATCGGAACAAGATAAGATTGTTGATATTTCGGATGAGATGCAGCAGCTTGACATACAGATAGATGAAACATCTGATGTGGACACTAAAAATAAAAGTCTTGTTTGTGGCAAGCGAGATGGATATCCCGTATCAATGGAACATGAGATTATATTGCAAAGAGAATTTACCACATATCTCCATAGGAGTTTACCTCTTTGTGCAATACTGCCATATGAAAAATACAAGCCATGGTTTTATAGTAGTTTTATACAGATTTTTGGGTTTATTGATAGAAGTGGAGGTCTGTTTATTGACTTTATGGAACCATGCAGATGTCCTATTGAAGTAATGCATGTGGTCAATTTGGCGTATCATTTACTAAAACATCATAGGGAAAATATTATTGACTTTATTGTAGATAAGATAAATTTAGGCTATTGCCTAACAATATTTGTTGATGAATACTATCTCCCTAATAAATGGGCATACAAGAAGCAACACTTTGTACATTCATCTATGATTTATGGCTATGACAACGAAAAGAAACAACTTAAAGCAATTGGTTTTGACCAGAATATGATTTTCCAAAGAATAGTATTTGATTATGATGAATTTCAAGAAGCATATGAAAGTGGTAAGATTCACTATAAGGAAACAGCACCATGGTGTGAGTTGTCTGCTATTTCACTTATAAGGCAAAATAATTTTGATGAGGAGTTCCCATTTAGTAATGCGTACTTCTTAAGTGAAATAAGGGATTATCTTTTATCAAAAGGTGATTACAGAAGGCTATACGCATTTATGTATTCAGATCACCATGCTGTTTTTGGAATGAAGGTGTATGATGCGGCAATTCAAAATCTTAAAAACCTATTTATAGGTAAGGCAACTATAGATTATAGAGCAATGCATTTTATTTGGGAACACAAAAAGGGTATATATGATAGAATTGCTTATGTGATTTCTAGAAACAATTTAACAGGGGAAATTACCCGACTGCACAAGGAGTACTTAAAGGTTGTTGAACTATCAAATAATTTACGCTTGAAAAGCTTAGAATTAGAAAATAGTAACATTAGAACTGAGGGATTATCAGAAAATCTCAAAAATCTCATTGAAAATATATTGCAATTGGTAGAAGAACTCAAGAATGCTGACTTTGACATATTATCTAGAATATATAAACAATTAGTACTTGATTTAAATATAGAAGAAGAAATGCAAATAAATAAAGCACTTGATATTTGTGTGAATGAGGCATACGTATATTCAAAACAGGTTATAGAATCTTCTGAAGGTTTATTACTGAATGAGAGTTCAGAATTAAATGCAAAAGACCAATTAACTGATAATTCTTTACAAGTGCAAAAAAAGAATATGGAGATAGAATACATGAGTCATATTGGTACTAATAATTCAAATATCTCACTATTTAATAAAAGTACTGAATATCCTCAGATGCTAGAACTAAAGGTTGAAATGCAGACAGATATTACTACCTACCTGCATAGGAGTTTACCACTTTGTGTTGTTCTTGCTTATGACAAATATCTGCCATGGTACTACAGCAGATTTATACAGGTTTTCTCATATACTGATGATAATGGCGTTTCAGAAATTAATTATCTAGAACCTCGTGATTGCAGCAGTGAGATTATGGAGATGGTTTGTCTAGGATATCATTTACTTGATAAAGTGGATAATATAATTGATTTTATTATAGAAAAGATTAATATGGGCTTCTATCTCATAATTAGTGTAGATGAGTATTACCTTTCAAACAAATGGGCATACAACAAAACCCATTTTGTGCATTCGTCTTTGATTTATGGGTATGATAACGAAACTGAAGAACTTAAGGCAATAGGCTTTAATAAGGATATGTTTTTTACAATGATGACCTTTGAGTATGCTCAGTTTTTAGAAGCTTATAATAATGGTAAAATACATTATAAAGAATCTAGTCCTTGGTGTGATACCTCTGCAATACAAATAGTAAGGCCTAATAGCTTTGAAGCTGAATACCCCTTTAGCAATGAAAGATTTATGAGGGAACTAAGCAGCTATATTTTCTCTGTAGGAGACGGAGATAGATTATATACCTTTGAATACTCCAGCAGTAGAGTTGTTTACGGAATAAAGGTATATGATGTACTATTAAAAGATTTAGAAAGTCTTTTACAGGGTAAGAATGTTATTGATTACAGAGGAATTCACTTATTAGCAGAGCATAAAAAAGGCATATATAAAAGACTTGAATACATTATATCAAAAAATAAGCTTACTGGTGATATTATAAGGTTAAAGGAGTCTTATCTTGAAGTTGTTAGCCTAGCAAATTCTATTAGACTTGTTTGCTTGGAGTTTTCCTATAAAAATCTTGATATCACAAATAACAAAAACTCAATATTAGATTTTATAGAAATGGTTAAAAAGCTAAAGGCTACAGAATATGACATACTGCTGCAAATATACAGACAATTAGAGTTGGATCTGAAGAGGGAGAATGTTAAAATAGAATACGAGTTATAA
- a CDS encoding MFS transporter, which yields MDNKTFKINFILLAMGRLVSALGSSVFHFALSLYVLDVTGSAATFSFIIGLSVLPRIVVNLVAGAFVDRHDKKKIMVLTDIITGLSILMFFIVFKIIPDNIMIFGVYVLLLGTIQSVFALACNASIPSVVKNETVPKLNSTLQSISAVIDIAGPVLGAILYGLIGISNIMLINCVFFIGSGVSEIFIKFISEEKVSEEKVSEEKTDVNEKRKYISDVIMTYKYLVENRTIAFFLVFAAGADFVLLPFLQMILPFINYNILKVSGIQLSFIQASCAIGTIIGALVVSSFKNTSPLLKRFFVLFSIQAVMVAVCVFPEASVFENGSRWIITVVFGITLLIFGAANAIQNIPMITYFQLQVPAEMRARIFGVFMSALYITAPPGMWLYGILMEKFQWYYITGISGAALLIFGIVASKNKIFKEFLKSEIFQKEEINLINQANESIN from the coding sequence GTGGATAATAAAACTTTTAAAATAAATTTTATTTTGCTGGCTATGGGAAGATTAGTATCTGCCCTTGGTTCAAGTGTATTTCATTTTGCACTAAGCCTTTATGTTCTTGATGTTACAGGAAGTGCAGCTACGTTTTCGTTTATTATAGGCTTATCTGTATTGCCTAGAATTGTAGTTAACTTGGTGGCTGGAGCTTTTGTAGACAGACATGATAAGAAAAAGATTATGGTATTAACAGATATTATTACTGGATTATCTATACTGATGTTCTTTATAGTATTTAAAATAATTCCAGATAATATTATGATTTTTGGCGTTTATGTTTTATTGCTTGGGACAATTCAGTCAGTATTTGCTCTAGCCTGTAATGCATCAATACCAAGCGTTGTTAAAAATGAAACAGTGCCAAAGCTTAATTCTACTCTTCAGTCAATCAGTGCTGTAATTGATATAGCAGGGCCTGTATTGGGAGCTATTTTATATGGATTAATCGGTATAAGTAATATAATGCTGATTAACTGTGTTTTCTTCATCGGTTCTGGAGTTTCAGAAATTTTTATTAAATTTATAAGTGAAGAAAAAGTAAGTGAAGAAAAAGTAAGTGAAGAAAAAACAGATGTAAATGAAAAAAGAAAATATATTTCGGATGTAATAATGACATACAAATACTTGGTGGAAAACAGAACAATTGCATTCTTCTTAGTATTTGCAGCAGGTGCTGATTTTGTGTTATTGCCTTTTCTTCAGATGATATTGCCCTTTATAAATTACAATATATTGAAGGTTTCAGGTATACAGCTATCGTTTATACAGGCGTCCTGTGCTATTGGTACAATAATTGGTGCATTGGTTGTTTCATCCTTCAAGAATACAAGTCCATTATTAAAGAGATTTTTTGTGTTATTTTCTATACAGGCTGTAATGGTAGCTGTGTGTGTTTTCCCAGAAGCATCTGTTTTTGAAAATGGATCTAGGTGGATTATAACTGTTGTATTTGGAATAACTTTGTTGATATTCGGAGCTGCTAATGCTATTCAGAATATTCCGATGATTACATATTTCCAACTACAGGTTCCAGCTGAAATGAGGGCGAGAATTTTCGGGGTGTTTATGTCAGCTTTATATATTACTGCACCTCCGGGTATGTGGTTGTATGGGATATTGATGGAAAAATTTCAATGGTATTATATTACAGGGATTTCAGGAGCAGCATTGCTTATCTTTGGTATAGTAGCATCAAAAAATAAAATATTCAAAGAATTTTTGAAATCTGAAATATTTCAAAAAGAAGAAATAAACTTGATTAATCAAGCTAATGAAAGTATAAATTGA